From a region of the Triticum aestivum cultivar Chinese Spring chromosome 7D, IWGSC CS RefSeq v2.1, whole genome shotgun sequence genome:
- the LOC123170969 gene encoding 4'-phosphopantetheinyl transferase HetI-like — MPLPPPPPPPRTLGIPVSLLFASFPPALPLLDTDCKIDPRSFEFKYNNFRKPETLWPSEDNVELPLHFNISHTTSLIACGMAMDDIGIDIEEKKRKTTKSILSLARRFFTPSEVDYLAEISDLYAQEKEFFKLWTLKEAYVKALGLGLSGASLSEFTINLATSKGVRVSKASKVCKHSNPGCGHLSENWLFALAKLNSSHYMAVCMEDDSRCLGPESSPVPVGLKVWKTIPFVEDTLVSGTEAVKLIP, encoded by the exons ATGCCTCTACCACCGCCCCCGCCTCCTCCGAGGACGCTGGGGATTCCCGTCAGCCTCCTCTTCGCGTCCTTCCCGCCCGCGCTACCTCT ACTAGATACAGATTGTAAAATTGATCCGAGGTCATTTGAGTTTAAGTACAACAATTTTCGCAAACCTGAG ACATTGTGGCCATCCGAAGATAATGTTGAGCTGCCCTTGCATTTCAACATTTCACACACTACTTCTTTGATTGCCTGTGGCATGGCTATGGATGAT ATTGGCATCGATATTGAAGAGAAGAAGCGGAAGACAACCAAGAGTATTTTATCTCTTGCTCGTCGTTTTTTCACCCCTTCAGAAGTTGATTATCTCGCTGAGATTTCTGATTTGTATGCTCAGGAAAAGGAATTCTTCAAACTATGGACTCTTAAA GAAGCATATGTAAAGGCTCTTGGATTGGGTTTGTCAGGTGCTTCACTCAGTGAGTTTACAATCAACTTGGCAACAAGCAAGGGAGTTCGGGTTTCTAAG GCATCGAAGGTATGTAAACATTCCAACCCTGGGTGTGGTCATCTGTCCGAGAATTGGCTATTTGCACTCGCGAAGCTAAATAGTTCTCATTATATGGCAGTTTGTATGGAGGATGACTCGAGATGTCTAG GTCCTGAAAGTAGTCCAGTGCCAGTAGGATTAAAAGTATGGAAGACTATACCATTTGTAGAAGATACACTTGTCTCTGGAACAGAAGCTGTCAAACTTATTCCTTGA